CAACCAACTGAATCGCCTCGCGCTGAATATCCCAGAATGCCCGGCTGCGACCCCGGCCCCGTGCAAATGGAATGACACAGAATGTACACATAAAATCACAGCCGTCCTGCACCTTCAAATTGGCGCGAGTTGCGTTCTCGTAATTTCCTACAGAACTGATCGTAAACGGCGTCTTGCTGATTTTACTTTTCCGAACGATGGGTTCTGGTAATTTCTGCGGGATGTCGATGAAATCCGCCACTTCCATTTTTTCTTCGGTGCCCACGATTAAATCGATGCCTTCGATCTTTCTCAGCGCTTCACTTCCCATTTGAGCATAACAGCCGATGACTGCTACAAAAGCATCGGGTGAGCGTTTCAGCACTTGCCGCACCAATTGGCGGCACTTGGCGTCGGCTTGTTCGGTCACCGTGCAGGTGTTGATGACACATATGTCTGTTGGCTCGCCGTATTCGACAATCCGGTACCCTTTCTCCTTGAAGGTGTCGCTGATCAAGGCCGTCTCTGCTTGGTTGAGGCGGCAGCCAAGAGTATAGAATGAAGCCTTGTAATTTGGTTGCGTCATTTGTTTATGGAAAGTTAGTATAACTCGTTTGCTTAAAAGAATTTTCCACATCACTTTCCGGTCGGTGATCCCCCCGAGCATAAGAGCCAAACAAAATTATCTTATCCGGCTTAAAGTTCGTTTTAATCTGCTCAACCACATCTAAAATAGCCTCTTGCGGAATTCTGTCGCGCTTATCGATTGTTTCAACTTTAACGGCCATTTATCACCGGCTCTCCCCATTGACCTTAT
The window above is part of the candidate division KSB1 bacterium genome. Proteins encoded here:
- a CDS encoding nucleotidyltransferase domain-containing protein; translated protein: MAVKVETIDKRDRIPQEAILDVVEQIKTNFKPDKIILFGSYARGDHRPESDVENSFKQTSYTNFP